Part of the Niallia alba genome is shown below.
GATAATCGGATTAATAGGAGCTATTCATCGATATGATGAAAGTTTTGGGAAAAGTTTTGAAGCGTTTGCTGTCCCAACGGTTATTGGAGAAATCAAACGATTTTTAAGAGATAAAACGTGGAGTGTTCATGTACCTAGAAGAATTAAAGAACTTGGCCCTAAAATAAAGAAAACCGTTGAACAACTTACTACTGATTTACAACGTTCACCAAAGGTAAATGAAATCGCCGATTATTTAGAGGTATCCGAAGAAGAAGTGCTAGAAGCAATGGAAATGGGCAGAAGCTATCAAGCGTTATCTGTTGATCATTCCATTGAAGCGGATTCGGAAGGCGGAACTGTTACACTTCTAGATATTGTAGGAGATGTGGATCAAGGGTTTGAAAGAGTGAATCAAAAGTTAGTACTGGAGAAGGTATTGCATGTATTAACGGAGAGAGAAAAAAGCATTATTCAATATACATATTTGGATAATCTTAGTCAGAAGGAAGCTGGAGAAAAACTTGGGATTTCTCAGATGCATGTTTCAAGGCTTCAAAGAAGAGCAATTAAGAAGCTTCAAGAAGCAATACAGGCAGAATCCAGTAATTCGGAGTTTATCTTATGAACGAGTTGAAAGACAACAATGTTCATGTACTCGCCTATCAGACTAGCAAGAAAGGGAAAACCCTTTGTGGAGATAGCTTTTTTTATACATCAACGGATGATTACTTTGTTTGTGTATTAGCGGATGGTCTTGGCAGTGGCGAATACGCAAATGAAGCATCCGTTGCAGTTACTGAGATCATAAAAGAAAATCATGCGAAATCAGTAGAGGAATTAATGGAACTATCGAACGATGTTCTAGTAAAGAAAAGAGGAGCTGCTGTTTGTGTTTTCAAAATAAACTATGCTTCTAAGACCATTGTTTATAGCTGTGTAGGCAATATACGTTTTTTTCTGTATTCTCCTTCAGGTAAATTAACCTATCCACTCCCGGTAACGGGGTATTTATCTGGGAGACCTCAACATTATCATACACAACGTTTTACTTTTGAGAATCATGCCAAATTTCTTGTTTTTTCCGATGGGTTTAATATTCAAGGAATTAAAAACTTGCTAAAAGGATATTTACCGATTAGCTCCATAGCGGATAACATTGTTGGGAAATATAATAATTCAGACGATGATTCTACCTTTATTCTAGGAAGCTTGCTTTAAAAAGTAAGCTTTTTCTTTTTGTCTAATAGTAGGTTTTTAAGTAGATAGAGCGGCAAAATTAAGGAAGGGAACGTAAATTCATGTGTTGATAATATGCTTTCATGAGACCTTTTGATAAAATAGAAGTAAGTGAAAATAAAAGGTATTACTTTTAGTGGGTAAGAGAAATGGAAAGACTGTTTCAAGTGAGTTGGATGGAGATTAGAAAGGATAGTGAGTCGTATGGAGAAGGTTTTGGAACAGCAAAAAGGGCAGGATTATTTATCTATTATTGCAAAAGAACAGAATGTTTCAATGAAACAGGTGAAAAGTGTTATTACATTAATAGAAGATGGGAATACCGTCCCTTTTATTGCTAGATACAGAAAAGAACAAACTGGGGCACTAGATGAGGTGCAGATTAAGGATATTATTGATCGTTATACATATATTCAAAACCTAGCACAAAGAAAAGAAGAAGTTATTCGGTTAATTGAGGAACAAGGAAAACTGACAGAAGAACTTCGCAAGAATATTACAAAGGCAATCAAGTTACAAGAAGTAGAAGACCTTTATCGTCCGTATAAGCAAAAGCGTCGAACAAAAGCAACTATTGCAAAGGAAAAAGGCTTAGAGCCATTTGCAGAATGGTTATTAAATAGGAATCAAGAAAACTCTTTGGAAGAGGAAGCGCGTAAATATATTTCTGAAGAAAAAGATGTACTAACAATCGAAGATGCGATAAATGGAGCGAAGGATATATTGGCAGAGCGCATATCGGATGACGCAGAGAGCAGAAAATGGATTAGAAACAAGACGATGCTTAGTGGGAAAATCCAATCTAGCTCTAAAAATGCTGAAAAAGACGAAAAAAATATTTATGAAATGTATTATGAGTATGAAGAACCGGTAAACAAGATTGTTCCTCATCGGACATTAGCTTTAAATAGAGGGGAAAAAGAAGATATCTTAAAAGTAGCGATTATTGCTCCTGTCGATGTGATAATAGAATATTTAGAGGAAAAATGGATAACAAATACTCGTTCGCCTGCAGCGAGCATTATAAAAGAGGCGTTAGAAGATGGTTTTAAACGTCTTATTCAGCCTTCTATCGAAAGAGAAATAAGAAATGAGCTAACAGAAAAGGCTGAAGAACAGGCAATACATATTTTCTCAGAAAATCTTAGAAATCTATTATTGCAACCACCATTAAAAGGGAAAATGGTTCTTGGTGTAGATCCAGCATATCGGACAGGCTGTAAATTAGCAGTAGTAGATGAAACAGGAAAAGTATTAGAAATTGGTGTAATTTATCCACATCCACCTGTATCAAAAACGGCAGAAGCAAAAGATAAATTTCAAAGCATTCTTAACCGCTATAATATAGAAATGGTTGCAGTCGGGAACGGAACAGCATCAAGGGAAACAGAACAATTTGTTGCAGAAATGCTAAAGAAACAAAATAAAGAGATCTTTTATTTAATTGTGAATGAAGCAGGTGCAAGTGTCTATTCTGCTTCAGAAATTGCTAGAGAAGAATTCCCGGATTTTCAAGTAGAAGAGAGAAGTGCGGTGTCAATTGCAAGAAGATTGCAAGATCCACTTGCTGAGTTAGTGAAAATTGACCCGAAATCTGTTGGTGTCGGTCAATATCAACATGATGTATCGCAAAAAAAATTAGCTGAATCATTGCACTTTGTCGTAGAGACCGCAGTTAACCAAGTAGGTGTTAATGTAAACACTGCATCTTCTTCCCTATTACAATATGTCGCTGGCCTTTCCAAAGCGGTTGCTAATAATATCGTGAAAAAACGAGAAGAAGAGGGCAAGTTTAGTAATCGTAAGCAATTAAAGAAGATACCACGTCTAGGAGCAAAAACATATGAACAAGCAATTGGCTTCTTGCGCGTCTTGGATGGAGAAGAGGCTCTAGATCGAACAGGTATCCACCCTGAGCATTATGATGAAGTGAAAAAACTCCTATCTAAGTTAGGATTTAAGTCACAGGATATTGGCACGCAAGCGTTAAAAGAAGCCTTGACGAAAGTAGCATTAAAGGAGATTGCCCAGGAACTTAATATGGGAGAATTAACATTAAAGGATATTATTGATGCATTAGTTCGTCCATCTCGTGATCCACGTGAAGATCTTCCCGCACCGCTATTACGTAAAGATGTATTGAAGCTAGAAGATTTGCAAACAGGAATGGAACTACAAGGTACGGTTAGAAATGTAGTCGATTTTGGAGCGTTTGTAGATATTGGAGTAAAACAAGATGGCTTAGTTCATATTTCTAAGCTGAGCAACAAGTTTGTTAAGCATCCACTTGATATAGTAAGTGTAGGGGATGTTGTTACAGTTTGGGTAGATAGCGTAGATCATAATAAGGGAAGAGTTGCACTTACGATGCTGAGCCCAAAAGAAGAAAAATAACGAATGGAAGCAAGCCTGCGTTTACTAAAAAACGCAGGCTTTTCCTACATAAGAAGAGTTGATTGAAAGTTATTCGTACAATAATCAAGTAAGAGCGAAAGTTAACTAGGAGTATTTTTACGGCAATAGTAATACCAGCATTGATTCAATAGCTTTACTTGATAGCTGTTTTTTTCATAGAAAGCTTTTTTAATTTGGTTTTGTAACCAATTAGGCATTATATCCACTCCTTGCTTTTATTTCGTTATGGCTAATTTAAGAACTCTCCTTCTTTTAAATTCCATTAGTTTATATAAGAGAAGCGAGAAAAAAGGCTGTTTGTACTTGTTTGAAAAAAAACGGAAATTTAGACGCCACTCTAAATAACATAACGGGTAAAATATGCTTTGGTTTAAGTGGTATCCATGATTTGTGTAGATTTTAGTAAGTGATAAGATTATTGTATGCTATAATAGTTTGTCTTGTTGAGGAGGGATGAGCAGAACGATGACAAATGAAGAATTACAAAGGTTAGTGGAGGATATATCATGGGAATATTTTAAAAGGAAGTTTGAACACGAAGCATCTTTTAATCCCAGATTAAGAACCACTGGGGGAAGGTATTTATTAAGTTCGCATAATATTGAAATTAATAAAACGTATTATGAGATGATGGGATTGGATGAATTAATAGGGATCATTAAGCATGAATTATGCCATTATCATCTTCATTTATTAAAAAGAGGTTATCAGCATAAGGATGCAGACTTTAAGTCTCTTCTAAAAAGGGTAGGTGGTCCAAGATATTGTTCTCCCTTACCAGCTGAAAGTAAGAAAGGAAAATCAAAGAAATTACTTATTTATTCTTGTGTTTCTTGTAAACAGAAATATACGAGAAGAAAACGAATGGACATAAAAAAGTATGTTTGTGGGAAATGTAGAGGGAGATTAATATTAGAAGAAATAATAGATGTGGATAGACAATCTTAACGTGGTTAATTTTTATTTTAAAAAAGTTTTAAAAGGCGCTTGACTTATTATTTATATGTCCTTATAATGTAAAGAGTCGACAAGAGAGCGGCTGATTAATTCAACTGCTAATAACTATCTTGTTTAGATAGTGGACAAGTCGATAAAAATTATTCCGCAGTAGCTCAGTGGTAGAGCATTCGGCTGTTAACCGAACGGTCGTAGGTTCGAGTCCTACCTGCGGAGCCATTTTTGGGGAAGTACTCAAGAGGCTGAAGAGGCGCCCCTGCTAAGGGTGTAGGTCGCGTGAGCGGCGCGAGGGTTCAAATCCCTCCTTCTCCGCCAGAAAGCAATTTTAAAGATCATGGCCCGTTGGTCAAGCGGTTAAGACACCGCCCTTTCACGGCGGTAACACGGGTTCGAATCCCGTACGGGTCACTTGTTAGTTGTTATTAGAAAAAATGGTCCGGTAGTTCAGTTGGTTAGAATGCCTGCCTGTCACGCAGGAGGTCGCGGGTTCGAGTCCCGTCCGGACCGCCATTTATATTTATTTGTTTATTGGGCTATAGCCAAGCGGTAAGGCAACGGACTTTGACTCCGTCACTCGTTGGTTCGAATCCAGCTAGCCCAGCCACGAGCCATTAGCTCAGTCGGTAGAGCATCTGACTTTTAATCAGAGGGTCGGAGGTTCGAATCCTCCATGGCTCACCATTTTGAATATTAGAATTAAGCGGGTGTGGCGGAATTGGCAGACGCACTAGACTTAGGATCTAGCGCCGCAAGGCGTGGGGGTTCGACTCCCTTCACCCGCACCATCTAATGAACGAAAAAGATTTATGAATGTACAATGGATTATCTCTTATAGTGCGGTCGTGGCGGAATGGCAGACGCGCTAGGTTGAGGGCCTAGTGGGGGTTAACCCCGTGGAGGTTCAAGTCCTCTCGGCCGCATCGAAAAAAGTGTTGACAGCCGATAAAAAGTATTGTATGATTATAAAGTCGCTTTCGGAAATATGCGCCCGTAGCTCAATTGGATAGAGCGTCTGACTACGGATCAGAAGGTTATGGGTTCGACTCCTTTCGGGCGCGCCATATTCGGGAAGTAGCTCAGCTTGGTAGAGCACTTGGTTTGGGACCAAGGGGTCGCAGGTTCGAATCCTGTCTTCCCGACCATGAATATCAAGCAAAAGTGAATATTACTCTCAATTAATGCGGGTGTAGTTTAATGGTAAAACCTCAGCCTTCCAAGCTGATGTCGTGGGTTCGATTCCCATCACCCGCTCCAAATTATTTTATTGCTCTTTGAAAACTGAACAAACAAACGTCAACAATAATCGTTTTATAATGAATGTTATAAAACAAAACAAGTAATAAAAAGCTAGAGTTTAGCAATGAGCTAATCAACTCTTTATTGGAGAGTTTGATCCTGGCTCAGGACGAACGCTGGCGGCGTGCCTAATACATGCAAGTCGAGCGGACTTTAAAAGCTTGCTTTTAAAGTTAGCGGCGGACGGGTGAGTAACACGTGGGCAACCTGCCTGTAAGACTGGGATAACTTCGGGAAACCGGAGCTAATACCGGATAATTCTTTCCACCACATGGTGGAAAGCTGAAAGACGGCATCTCGCTGTCACTTACAGATGGGCCCGCGGCGCATTAGCTAGTTGGTGAGGTAACGGCTCACCAAGGCAACGATGCGTAGCCGACCTGAGAGGGTGATCGGCCACACTGGGACTGAGACACGGCCCAGACTCCTACGGGAGGCAGCAGTAGGGAATCTTCCGCAATGGACGAAAGTCTGACGGAGCAACGCCGCGTGAGTGATGAAGGTTTTCGGATCGTAAAGCTCTGTTGTTAGGGAAGAACAAGTACAAGAGTAACTGCTTGTACCTTGACGGTACCTAACCAGAAAGCCACGGCTAACTACGTGCCAGCAGCCGCGGTAATACGTAGGTGGCAAGCGTTGTCCGGAATTATTGGGCGTAAAGCGCGCGCAGGCGGTCCTTTAAGTCTGATGTGAAAGCCCACGGCTCAACCGTGGAGGGTCATTGGAAACTGGGGGACTTGAGTGCAGAAGAGAAGAGTGGAATTCCACGTGTAGCGGTGAAATGCGTAGAGATGTGGAGGAACACCAGTGGCGAAGGCGACTCTTTGGTCTGTAACTGACGCTGAGGCGCGAAAGCGTGGGGAGCAAACAGGATTAGATACCCTGGTAGTCCACGCCGTAAACGATGAGTGCTAAGTGTTAGAGGGTTTCCGCCCTTTAGTGCTGCAGCAAACGCATTAAGCACTCCGCCTGGGGAGTACGGCCGCAAGGCTGAAACTCAAAGGAATTGACGGGGGCCCGCACAAGCGGTGGAGCATGTGGTTTAATTCGAAGCAACGCGAAGAACCTTACCAGGTCTTGACATCCTCTGACACTCCTAGAGATAGGACGTTCCCCTTCGGGGGACAGAGTGACAGGTGGTGCATGGTTGTCGTCAGCTCGTGTCGTGAGATGTTGGGTTAAGTCCCGCAACGAGCGCAACCCTTGATCTTAGTTGCCAGCATTAAGTTGGGCACTCTAAGGTGACTGCCGGTGACAAACCGGAGGAAGGTGGGGATGACGTCAAATCATCATGCCCCTTATGACCTGGGCTACACACGTGCTACAATGGATGGTACAAAGGGCAGCAAAACCGCGAGGTCGAGCAAATCCCATAAAACCATTCTCAGTTCGGATTGTAGGCTGCAACTCGCCTACATGAAGCTGGAATCGCTAGTAATCGCGGATCAGCATGCCGCGGTGAATACGTTCCCGGGCCTTGTACACACCGCCCGTCACACCACGAGAGTTTGTAACACCCGAAGTCGGTGGGGTAACCTTTTTGGAGCCAGCCGCCTAAGGTGGGATAGATGATTGGGGTGAAGTCGTAACAAGGTAGCCGTATCGGAAGGTGCGGCTGGATCACCTCCTTTCTAAGGAAAATGGAATTTACATTCCATCATAGATTGTTGACGATTTGTTGTTCAGTTTTGAGGGAGCAATTAATTCCTCAAAACAGTAAGAAGTTTGAGGGTAAAGAGAAACGAGTAGATCAAGGAAGCGCCTGAGTGAGCACCGGAGCGTACAACAGTACGTGAGGAGCAGAACGAAGAAGCTGACGAAGAGATGCGAAGTTTATCTTTAGCCGAAATTGTTCCTTGAAAACTAGATTATGAATAGTAAAAACAAGAAAGAAACCGAGTAATCGCCATCTTAGATTCTCTATGTTAGAGAATTATTTCTTTGAAAAGTAATCGTATTAAACGAATACCTATTCAAAGAATGGAGGGTAAAGAGAAACGAGCAGGTCAAGGAAGCGACGGAGCGAGCACCGGAGCGTACGACAGTACGTGAGGAGCAGAGTGAAGAAGCTGACGAAGAGATGTGAAGTTTATCTTTAGCCGACAACTAAGTTAAGTTAGAAAGGGCGCACGGTGGATGCCTTGGCACTAGGAGCCGATGAAGGACGGGATTAACACCGATATGCTTTGGGGAGCTGTAAGTAAGCTTTGATCCAGAGATTTCCGAATGGGGGAACCCTCTATCCGTAATGGGATAGAATCTTTACCTGAATACATAGGGTACTGAAGGCAGACCCGGGGAACTGAAACATCTAAGTACCCGGAGGAAGAGAAAGCAAACGCGATTCCCTGAGTAGCGGCGAGCGAAACGGGATTAGCCCAAACCAAGAGGCTTGCCTCTTGGGGTTGTAGGACACTCTATATGGAGTTACAAAGGAACGGGGTAGACGAATCGATCTGGAAAGGTCAGTCGTAGAAGGTAAAAACCCTGTAGTCGAAACTTCGTTCCCTCTTGAGTGTATCCTGAGTACGGCGGGACACGAGAAATCCCGTCGGAAGCAGGGAGGACCATCTCCCAAGGCTAAATACTCCCTAGTGACCGATAGTGAACCAGTACCGTGAGGGAAAGGTGAAAAGCACCCCGGAAGGGGAGTGAAATAGATCCTGAAACCGTGTGCCTACAAGTAGTTAGAGCCCTTTTATGGGTGATAGCGTGCCTTTTGTAGAATGAACCGGCGAGTTACGATTACATGCGAGGTTAAGTTGAAGAGACGGAGCCGCAGCGAAAGCGAGTCTGAATAGGGCGAAATAGTATGTGGTTGTAGACCCGAAACCAGGTGATCTACCCATGTCCAGGGTGAAGTCCAGGTAACACTGGATGGAGGCCCGAACCCACGCACGTTGAAAAGTGCGGGGATGAGGTGTGGGTAGCGGAGAAATTCCAATCGAACTTGGAGATAGCTGGTTCTCTCCGAAATAGCTTTAGGGCTAGCCTCAAGATTGAGAGTATTGGAGGTAGAGCACTGTTTGGACTAGGGGCCCCCATCGGGTTACCGAATTCAGACAAACTCCGAATGCCAAATACTTATTCTTGGGAGTCAGACTACGAGTGATAAGATCCGTGGTCAAGAGGGAAACAGCCCAGACCACCAGCTAAGGTCCCAAAGTATACGTTAAGTGGAAAAGGATGTGGAGTTGCTTAGACAACCAGGATGTTGGCTTAGAAGCAGCCACCATTTAAAGAGTGCGTAATAGCTCACTGGTCGAGTGACTCTGCGCCGAAAATGTACCGGGGCTAAACGTATCACCGAAGCTGTGGATTGACATCTATGATGTCAGTGGTAGGAGAGCGTTCTAAGGGCGTTGAAGCTAGACCGTAAGGACTGGTGGAGCGCTTAGAAGTGAGAATGCCGGTATGAGTAGCGAAAGATGAGTGAGAATCTCATCCACCGAATGCCTAAGGTTTCCTGAGGAAGGCTCGTCCGCTCAGGGTTAGTCGGGACCTAAGCCGAGGCTGAAAAGCGTAGGCGATGGACAACAGGTTGATATTCCTGT
Proteins encoded:
- the sigB gene encoding RNA polymerase sigma factor SigB, translating into MQKQSQPNRHLPKEEVNALIKQFQSTQDEQAQEKLVINYRDLVEMLARKYSKGKMFHEDITQVGIIGLIGAIHRYDESFGKSFEAFAVPTVIGEIKRFLRDKTWSVHVPRRIKELGPKIKKTVEQLTTDLQRSPKVNEIADYLEVSEEEVLEAMEMGRSYQALSVDHSIEADSEGGTVTLLDIVGDVDQGFERVNQKLVLEKVLHVLTEREKSIIQYTYLDNLSQKEAGEKLGISQMHVSRLQRRAIKKLQEAIQAESSNSEFIL
- a CDS encoding PP2C family serine/threonine-protein phosphatase, producing the protein MNELKDNNVHVLAYQTSKKGKTLCGDSFFYTSTDDYFVCVLADGLGSGEYANEASVAVTEIIKENHAKSVEELMELSNDVLVKKRGAAVCVFKINYASKTIVYSCVGNIRFFLYSPSGKLTYPLPVTGYLSGRPQHYHTQRFTFENHAKFLVFSDGFNIQGIKNLLKGYLPISSIADNIVGKYNNSDDDSTFILGSLL
- a CDS encoding Tex family protein translates to MEKVLEQQKGQDYLSIIAKEQNVSMKQVKSVITLIEDGNTVPFIARYRKEQTGALDEVQIKDIIDRYTYIQNLAQRKEEVIRLIEEQGKLTEELRKNITKAIKLQEVEDLYRPYKQKRRTKATIAKEKGLEPFAEWLLNRNQENSLEEEARKYISEEKDVLTIEDAINGAKDILAERISDDAESRKWIRNKTMLSGKIQSSSKNAEKDEKNIYEMYYEYEEPVNKIVPHRTLALNRGEKEDILKVAIIAPVDVIIEYLEEKWITNTRSPAASIIKEALEDGFKRLIQPSIEREIRNELTEKAEEQAIHIFSENLRNLLLQPPLKGKMVLGVDPAYRTGCKLAVVDETGKVLEIGVIYPHPPVSKTAEAKDKFQSILNRYNIEMVAVGNGTASRETEQFVAEMLKKQNKEIFYLIVNEAGASVYSASEIAREEFPDFQVEERSAVSIARRLQDPLAELVKIDPKSVGVGQYQHDVSQKKLAESLHFVVETAVNQVGVNVNTASSSLLQYVAGLSKAVANNIVKKREEEGKFSNRKQLKKIPRLGAKTYEQAIGFLRVLDGEEALDRTGIHPEHYDEVKKLLSKLGFKSQDIGTQALKEALTKVALKEIAQELNMGELTLKDIIDALVRPSRDPREDLPAPLLRKDVLKLEDLQTGMELQGTVRNVVDFGAFVDIGVKQDGLVHISKLSNKFVKHPLDIVSVGDVVTVWVDSVDHNKGRVALTMLSPKEEK
- the cmpA gene encoding cortex morphogenetic protein CmpA gives rise to the protein MPNWLQNQIKKAFYEKNSYQVKLLNQCWYYYCRKNTPS
- a CDS encoding SprT family protein; translation: MTNEELQRLVEDISWEYFKRKFEHEASFNPRLRTTGGRYLLSSHNIEINKTYYEMMGLDELIGIIKHELCHYHLHLLKRGYQHKDADFKSLLKRVGGPRYCSPLPAESKKGKSKKLLIYSCVSCKQKYTRRKRMDIKKYVCGKCRGRLILEEIIDVDRQS